From Sphingomonas bisphenolicum, one genomic window encodes:
- a CDS encoding SOS response-associated peptidase family protein, translated as MFLFMDSKATPFDTEAPLDDRRAIIRRHPEDPSEIEMVEATWGSNPQFADGVSYRFARAEGRRFPAQRCLIPASEFHIRNDERRFRVTLDGGNFFYLAGIWEPAIGEWPLSYRVITVDANPEVMRYQERQGAIIHRRQVMQWLDFTVPEIDLLQTPPARSFLIEEINPKPVQTSLAL; from the coding sequence ATGTTCCTTTTCATGGACTCGAAAGCCACCCCCTTTGATACCGAGGCGCCGCTCGACGATCGCCGGGCCATCATCCGGCGACACCCCGAGGATCCAAGCGAAATCGAGATGGTGGAGGCGACATGGGGTTCAAACCCCCAGTTCGCCGATGGAGTTTCTTATCGGTTCGCGCGCGCGGAAGGACGGCGCTTTCCTGCCCAGCGTTGCCTGATCCCGGCTTCGGAATTCCATATCCGCAACGACGAGCGCCGGTTTCGCGTGACGCTCGACGGCGGCAATTTCTTCTATCTCGCCGGCATATGGGAGCCGGCGATCGGCGAGTGGCCGCTCAGCTACCGCGTCATCACGGTGGACGCGAACCCGGAAGTGATGCGCTATCAGGAACGGCAGGGCGCCATCATTCATCGCCGGCAGGTCATGCAATGGCTGGATTTCACGGTTCCCGAGATCGATTTGCTGCAAACGCCGCCTGCCCGCAGTTTCCTGATCGAAGAGATCAATCCCAAGCCGGTGCAAACGTCTCTGGCGCTCTGA
- a CDS encoding ImuA family protein gives MSIALPSATPSFQADLSALRADLVRARAARGPALDFGLPQIDARLADGGLDGTGLHEIAAASATLSDDAAATLFAAGIAARFAAKATSDVFWAMTAFDLYAPGLEQVGLDPGQILYAQGHKDSVVLAMAEDALRYGAMACVIAEVKAADMTATRRLQLAASDGQTPMLLYRRHRSRDRCPLSLPSSAMTRWRIGCLASERLSWPGVGRPRWQVELVRQRNGDPFSLELEACDAKGRLALPAAIADRAIARERAASNAA, from the coding sequence ATGTCTATCGCCCTGCCCTCCGCTACGCCGTCATTCCAGGCCGACCTGTCCGCGCTGCGCGCGGATCTGGTGCGGGCGCGGGCTGCGCGTGGGCCTGCGCTGGACTTTGGTCTGCCTCAAATAGACGCACGACTCGCCGATGGCGGACTTGACGGTACCGGTCTCCATGAGATCGCCGCTGCCTCGGCAACATTGAGCGATGACGCGGCCGCCACCCTTTTCGCGGCCGGCATAGCGGCACGCTTTGCCGCCAAGGCGACGAGCGACGTCTTCTGGGCCATGACGGCGTTCGATCTCTATGCGCCGGGTCTCGAGCAAGTGGGGCTTGATCCCGGCCAGATCCTCTATGCGCAAGGCCACAAGGACAGCGTGGTGCTGGCGATGGCCGAAGATGCTCTGCGTTATGGCGCCATGGCCTGCGTGATCGCGGAGGTGAAGGCCGCCGACATGACCGCGACGCGCCGGCTGCAGCTCGCCGCTTCCGACGGACAGACACCGATGCTGCTCTATCGGCGGCATCGATCGCGCGACCGCTGTCCGCTCTCCCTGCCCTCCTCGGCCATGACGCGCTGGCGGATCGGCTGCCTCGCGTCCGAGCGCCTGTCTTGGCCCGGGGTTGGGCGGCCGCGCTGGCAGGTCGAGCTTGTCCGGCAGCGGAACGGCGATCCCTTTTCTCTCGAGCTGGAGGCCTGCGATGCAAAGGGTCGCCTCGCTCTTCCTGCCGCAATTGCCGATCGAGCGATTGCGCGGGAACGAGCGGCCAGCAACGCTGCCTGA
- a CDS encoding AsmA family protein: MVAAFPLSWFKDSIEHHMSAKIGSPVRIGMLAREEIFSFRPVVHVTDVTVAQPGWAGAGTMASARLVRIRLYPLSLLIGRVDADLLSATGVKLDLIRNAEGRENWRKPDDSDGRSSRGMSIAQVSDATLRYRDAIQKRSLLLAITIDPATGLTARGSGTIDGAPVTVALKGAPMTQGRRWPFEARIDGSALRLRARGTMAGPLRTNDMAFSLRAQADDLKRVDRIIEAGLFGTRDVDLRAEVLHRDDRWTIKTLWGTIGQSVLDGHLTATKADGRTKLDGAVHFSRLDFEDLASDSGNARAQALERAQGLRLVPNTRVNIAKIDKTDGRIAVRVDQVLGGRRPSSIANITGVLTLDNRILTIDPLRIGLTKGVIVGNATVDQRAGQKKPTVRLSLDLQDSRIAALAGGGSRDIDGRVDASVRLTGVGDTIREAVGMSDGHIGMAARSGPLPEKVAALMGFDIGKGLLGDHDGRSQLRCAVLRLDMRHGQGIVDRLIADTAISQTRGGGNIAFPDERLDIRLTGAPKGKAALRYDGTISLAGTIREPRILIPKKAKSPGTIIKAIGRAIAGDHGPKAIDADCTALFRRVMPMPGP, from the coding sequence ATGGTCGCGGCATTTCCCCTGTCCTGGTTCAAGGACAGCATCGAGCACCATATGAGCGCGAAGATCGGCAGCCCGGTGCGGATCGGTATGCTGGCGCGGGAAGAGATTTTCTCGTTCCGTCCGGTCGTTCATGTGACCGACGTCACCGTAGCGCAACCCGGATGGGCCGGAGCCGGCACCATGGCTTCGGCGCGCCTTGTCCGGATACGACTATACCCGCTGTCGCTGCTGATCGGACGGGTCGATGCTGACCTTCTGTCGGCGACGGGGGTTAAGCTTGACCTGATCCGCAACGCCGAAGGCCGAGAGAACTGGCGCAAGCCAGACGATAGCGACGGACGCTCGTCACGGGGCATGTCGATCGCACAGGTCTCCGACGCGACGCTGCGGTACCGGGACGCCATCCAGAAGCGCAGCCTGTTGCTCGCCATAACCATCGATCCGGCGACCGGCCTGACCGCCCGTGGCAGCGGAACCATCGATGGCGCGCCCGTTACCGTGGCGCTGAAGGGCGCGCCCATGACACAGGGGCGCCGCTGGCCGTTCGAAGCACGGATCGACGGCAGCGCGCTGCGCCTTCGGGCGCGCGGCACTATGGCGGGGCCCCTACGGACGAACGACATGGCCTTCTCTCTTCGCGCCCAGGCCGATGACCTTAAGCGGGTGGACCGGATCATCGAGGCCGGTCTGTTTGGCACGCGGGACGTCGATCTTCGGGCGGAGGTGCTTCACCGCGACGACCGCTGGACGATCAAGACGCTGTGGGGCACAATCGGGCAGAGCGTGCTCGACGGACATCTGACCGCAACGAAGGCCGATGGCCGCACGAAGCTCGACGGCGCAGTCCATTTCAGCCGGCTTGATTTCGAGGATCTCGCCAGCGACAGCGGCAATGCCAGGGCGCAGGCCCTCGAGCGCGCCCAAGGTCTGCGGCTCGTCCCCAATACCCGGGTCAATATCGCCAAGATCGACAAGACGGACGGCCGCATTGCCGTCCGGGTCGATCAGGTCTTGGGCGGTCGGCGCCCATCGTCCATCGCCAACATTACCGGCGTCCTGACGCTCGACAACCGCATTCTTACGATCGATCCGTTGCGTATCGGTCTGACTAAAGGCGTGATCGTGGGCAATGCCACCGTCGATCAGCGCGCGGGTCAGAAAAAACCGACTGTCCGTCTCTCGCTCGACCTGCAGGACAGCCGGATCGCCGCGCTGGCAGGTGGAGGAAGCCGCGACATCGACGGCCGCGTCGATGCCAGCGTAAGGCTGACCGGCGTCGGCGACACCATCCGCGAGGCGGTCGGCATGTCGGATGGCCATATCGGCATGGCCGCGCGGTCCGGCCCCCTGCCCGAGAAGGTCGCAGCCCTGATGGGCTTCGACATCGGCAAGGGACTGCTGGGTGACCATGACGGGCGATCGCAGCTGCGTTGCGCTGTCCTGCGGCTCGACATGCGCCATGGCCAGGGCATCGTCGATCGCCTGATTGCCGACACCGCCATCAGCCAGACCCGCGGCGGCGGCAACATTGCCTTTCCCGACGAACGTCTGGACATTCGCCTGACCGGCGCGCCCAAGGGAAAGGCCGCACTTCGGTATGACGGGACGATCAGCCTTGCCGGCACGATCCGCGAACCCAGGATCTTGATACCAAAGAAGGCAAAATCGCCGGGGACGATCATCAAAGCGATTGGCCGCGCCATTGCCGGCGACCATGGCCCAAAAGCGATCGATGCGGATTGCACTGCCTTGTTTCGACGCGTCATGCCAATGCCCGGCCCATGA
- a CDS encoding DUF6504 family protein produces MQRVASLFLPQLPIERLRGNERPATLPEAPPANALRFPEPIDDDPGACSVPRGGGWRPGARWARDGALGRRPSRSDMEALPAHQRPTMREMGRRSEHAEHPFKAMRSDDGHSGTLAAAPSWAAWWGTPTVLVTRSGQKDIITAASPRALELGLLPGMAAAHARALVADLDVRDAEPDADRAWLDRLALHAARQWTPTASVSGLDGLWFDLSGTTHLFGGEDHFCRRLLAFLKRLGFTARIAVAGTPGAAHALARFGGRPITLLAPGEEAQAIADLPLAALRLEPEALVAAARFGLERIADLYPMPRGPLARRLGLATVDRLDQARGSLAEPIVPVVPAEAPRVTRHLLEPIGTPESIAQVITDLVDDLVVLLRTRGLGARAVLLIANRVDGEAQRLGIGASRATRDERHLKRMFALKISELDPGLGIEAMHLAVPYHEPLGAQAAGALLESSGKTRDIAPLVDQLGTRAGVSALFRLSSRESDVPERAMRRVSPLATPTGWPGWKRPVRLLKRPEPLANVVALLPDHPPRRFVWRGQSYRVVAGDGPERIHGEWWRSPQEMWAVRDYFRVEAEGGARFWLFRRGDGVEAETGDLSWYMHGMFG; encoded by the coding sequence ATGCAAAGGGTCGCCTCGCTCTTCCTGCCGCAATTGCCGATCGAGCGATTGCGCGGGAACGAGCGGCCAGCAACGCTGCCTGAGGCGCCGCCGGCGAACGCGCTGCGCTTTCCAGAGCCGATCGACGATGATCCGGGCGCCTGCTCCGTCCCGCGCGGTGGCGGCTGGCGCCCCGGCGCGCGCTGGGCGCGGGACGGCGCGCTGGGACGTCGGCCATCGCGGTCCGACATGGAGGCCTTGCCGGCCCATCAAAGGCCGACAATGCGCGAGATGGGCAGGCGCAGTGAGCATGCAGAACATCCCTTCAAAGCGATGCGATCAGACGACGGGCACAGCGGCACGCTGGCCGCTGCGCCGAGTTGGGCGGCATGGTGGGGCACGCCGACCGTGCTCGTCACCCGGAGCGGTCAGAAAGATATCATCACGGCCGCCTCCCCGCGCGCGCTCGAACTTGGCCTGCTGCCCGGCATGGCTGCCGCTCATGCCCGTGCGCTGGTTGCCGATCTCGACGTCCGCGACGCCGAGCCGGACGCCGATCGCGCCTGGCTCGACCGGCTTGCCCTTCACGCGGCGCGGCAATGGACGCCGACGGCGAGCGTATCGGGGCTCGACGGGCTGTGGTTCGATCTCAGCGGCACGACGCACCTGTTCGGGGGCGAAGATCATTTCTGCCGGCGGCTGCTCGCTTTCTTGAAGCGCCTGGGTTTCACGGCCCGGATCGCGGTTGCTGGGACGCCCGGCGCCGCGCATGCGCTGGCGCGGTTCGGCGGCCGCCCGATAACCTTGCTGGCGCCCGGCGAAGAGGCCCAGGCGATCGCCGACCTTCCGCTCGCCGCGCTCCGGCTCGAACCCGAAGCCCTGGTCGCGGCGGCCCGTTTCGGGTTGGAGCGCATCGCCGATCTCTATCCCATGCCGCGCGGCCCGCTCGCGCGCCGGCTTGGTCTTGCGACGGTCGATCGCCTCGACCAGGCAAGAGGCAGTCTCGCCGAGCCAATCGTCCCGGTCGTGCCCGCCGAGGCGCCGCGGGTGACACGCCATCTGCTCGAACCTATCGGCACGCCCGAAAGCATCGCCCAGGTGATCACCGACCTTGTCGACGATCTCGTGGTCCTGCTCCGCACGCGCGGGCTTGGCGCACGTGCGGTTCTGCTCATCGCCAACCGGGTCGACGGCGAAGCGCAACGCCTTGGCATCGGCGCCTCCCGGGCGACGCGCGACGAGCGGCATTTGAAGCGCATGTTCGCGCTTAAGATCAGCGAACTCGACCCCGGCCTTGGCATCGAGGCGATGCACCTTGCCGTTCCCTATCATGAGCCGCTCGGCGCCCAGGCCGCGGGCGCGCTTCTCGAGAGCTCGGGCAAGACCCGCGACATAGCGCCGCTCGTCGACCAGCTCGGCACGCGCGCGGGCGTGTCGGCGCTGTTCCGACTCTCATCGCGCGAGAGCGACGTGCCCGAACGGGCGATGCGGCGCGTGTCGCCGCTCGCCACGCCCACCGGATGGCCGGGCTGGAAACGCCCGGTGCGGTTGCTCAAGCGCCCCGAGCCGCTTGCCAATGTCGTTGCGCTCCTGCCCGATCATCCGCCGCGCCGCTTTGTCTGGCGCGGTCAAAGCTACCGCGTCGTCGCCGGCGACGGGCCCGAGCGCATCCATGGCGAGTGGTGGCGATCGCCTCAGGAAATGTGGGCGGTGCGCGATTATTTTCGGGTGGAGGCGGAAGGCGGCGCGCGCTTCTGGCTGTTTCGCCGCGGCGACGGCGTCGAGGCTGAGACCGGCGACCTCAGCTGGTATATGCACGGAATGTTCGGCTGA
- a CDS encoding alpha-ketoglutarate-dependent dioxygenase AlkB codes for MSMLPLFSGNDQAELFGAAVLPGFASADAFLSVAEERALIARIDHTDLSPFRFQQWTGKRLTHSYGWSYDFENGRFAPADPIPDWLLPIKARAEAFAGLAPGELVQALLIRYDPGAGIGWHKDRPVFEHVVGISLGMPATMRFRRRADGAFKRSNASLAPRTIYHLSGAARHAWEHSIVEMAETRWSITFRSLALK; via the coding sequence ATGTCGATGCTTCCACTCTTTTCCGGTAATGATCAGGCCGAGTTGTTCGGCGCGGCTGTGCTGCCGGGCTTCGCCAGCGCCGACGCCTTCCTATCCGTTGCCGAGGAACGCGCGCTGATCGCGCGCATCGACCATACGGACCTTTCGCCCTTCCGTTTCCAGCAATGGACGGGAAAGCGGCTCACCCATAGCTATGGCTGGAGCTATGATTTCGAAAATGGCCGCTTCGCGCCTGCCGATCCGATACCGGACTGGTTGTTGCCGATCAAAGCGCGCGCCGAGGCGTTCGCAGGGCTCGCGCCGGGGGAACTCGTGCAAGCTTTGTTGATCCGCTATGATCCCGGCGCCGGCATTGGCTGGCACAAGGACAGGCCGGTGTTCGAGCATGTCGTGGGCATTTCGCTTGGAATGCCTGCGACGATGCGGTTTCGCCGACGGGCGGATGGTGCTTTCAAGCGTTCCAATGCGTCGTTGGCGCCGCGGACCATCTATCATCTCTCCGGAGCGGCGCGGCACGCTTGGGAACATAGCATCGTTGAGATGGCCGAAACCCGATGGTCGATAACATTTCGGAGCCTGGCGCTGAAATGA
- a CDS encoding error-prone DNA polymerase, whose product MAAPQTSYVELQVTSHFSFLRGASSPEELFAAAALRGHSAMGLADWGTVAGVVRGWDGQKATGVRMIAGSRVDLVDGRALLLYPRSRPAWSRLTRLLSIGKKRGGKGKCLLEWADVAAHSEDMVGILVPDMPGDITGSHLRDLCDIFGPRGFCALSLRRRPDDAERLHRLDVLARVSGVRSVATGDILYHSAERRPLQDVMSAIREKCTIDELGFRRERFMDRDLKSPAEMERRFAAFPDAIAASAAIAAQCTFDLGEIQYQYPYEEVMEGRTAQQALAALTRQAAEVKFPDGVPKRYRDQIDHELGLIERLGYAPYFLTVNAIVAESRRRGILCQGRGSAANSCVCYLLGVTSIDPIQHELLFERFVSGERREPPDVDVDFEHERREEIIQWIYETYGRDHSALTAVVTRYRTRGAVAEVGKALGLPRDLTKMLTGLVWGWSMDGIPQEQIESLNLNAEDHRLKLTLDLARQLIGTPRHLSQHPGGFVLTQNRLDDLVPIEPARMEDRQIIEWDKDDIDALKFMKVDVLGLGMLGCMNRAFNLLEQDKGIRVTMADLQDDDPDVYAMIQKADTLGTFQIESRAQMSMLPRMKPREFYDLVIEVAIVRPGPIQGDMVHPYLRRREGKENPEYPKPELRAVLEKTLGVPLFQEQAMKVAIVGAGFSPQEADQLRRAMATFKLTGGVSHFYDKLVGGMVARGYPKDFAERTFKQIEGFGSYGFPESHAASFAKIAYASCWMKHHHPDVFCAALLNAQPMGFYAPAQIVRDARNHGVEVRPVSINHSHWDCSLEETRGRYKAVRLGLRQVRGLANIHGAAIVAARGPAPYESIEEVWRRAGVPRAAIERLAEADAFQCLAHDRRQGLWKVKGLGEAPLPLFAAADAREQGFSPEGLEPDVTLAKMTAGREVVEDYRALQLSLRGHPLQFLRARLDEMRIVRCADLTTVREGRNVEVAGVILVRQRPGSAKGVLFVTIEDETGVAQGILWPDRFEIYRRQVMSASMIAMRGRLQKEGEVIHIICDRITDHDDMLRSIGRMDFSVMPGRGDGATHGGGPDPRDPGIPRGRTLASAPFGTAAEREEIVRIRSHDFH is encoded by the coding sequence ATGGCAGCGCCGCAAACGTCCTATGTCGAACTTCAGGTGACGAGCCATTTCTCGTTCCTGCGCGGCGCGTCCTCGCCCGAGGAGCTGTTCGCCGCCGCGGCGCTTCGTGGACATTCCGCGATGGGCCTGGCGGATTGGGGAACGGTCGCGGGCGTCGTGCGCGGATGGGATGGCCAGAAGGCGACCGGGGTCCGGATGATCGCGGGGAGCCGGGTCGATCTGGTCGATGGTCGCGCGCTGCTCCTCTATCCTCGATCGCGCCCGGCCTGGTCGCGGCTGACGCGGCTCCTCTCGATCGGCAAGAAACGCGGCGGCAAGGGCAAATGCCTGCTCGAATGGGCGGACGTCGCTGCCCATTCTGAAGATATGGTCGGCATCCTGGTACCCGATATGCCCGGCGACATCACGGGCAGCCATCTTCGCGACCTGTGCGATATATTCGGGCCGCGTGGCTTTTGCGCGCTGTCGCTGCGCCGTCGTCCGGACGATGCCGAGAGGCTGCACCGGCTCGATGTCCTTGCGCGCGTAAGCGGCGTACGGTCGGTTGCGACCGGCGACATCCTCTATCACAGCGCCGAACGACGTCCGCTGCAGGACGTGATGAGCGCGATCCGCGAGAAGTGCACCATCGACGAGCTGGGTTTCCGCCGCGAGCGGTTCATGGATCGTGACTTGAAATCGCCCGCGGAGATGGAACGCCGTTTCGCCGCTTTCCCCGACGCGATCGCAGCCAGCGCCGCCATCGCTGCGCAATGCACCTTCGATCTTGGCGAAATCCAATATCAATATCCCTATGAGGAGGTGATGGAAGGGCGAACCGCCCAGCAGGCTCTCGCTGCGCTTACGAGACAGGCGGCCGAGGTCAAATTCCCCGACGGCGTCCCCAAGCGCTATCGCGACCAGATCGACCATGAGCTCGGCCTCATCGAACGGCTCGGCTATGCGCCCTATTTCCTGACGGTCAATGCGATCGTCGCCGAGAGCCGGCGACGCGGTATCCTGTGCCAGGGGCGTGGATCGGCTGCCAATAGTTGCGTGTGCTATCTGCTGGGCGTCACGTCGATCGATCCGATCCAGCATGAGCTGCTGTTCGAACGGTTCGTCTCGGGCGAGCGGCGCGAACCGCCCGATGTCGACGTCGATTTCGAGCATGAGCGCCGCGAGGAGATCATCCAGTGGATTTACGAGACCTATGGTCGCGACCACTCGGCCCTGACCGCCGTCGTCACCCGCTATCGCACGCGCGGCGCCGTCGCCGAGGTCGGCAAGGCGCTCGGGCTCCCGCGCGACTTGACCAAGATGCTGACGGGTCTGGTCTGGGGTTGGAGCATGGATGGCATTCCGCAAGAGCAGATCGAGAGCCTCAATCTCAACGCCGAGGATCATCGCCTGAAGCTCACCCTGGACCTGGCGCGCCAGCTGATCGGCACGCCACGCCATCTCTCGCAGCATCCCGGCGGCTTCGTACTGACGCAGAATCGGCTCGACGATCTCGTGCCGATCGAGCCCGCGCGGATGGAAGACCGGCAAATCATCGAATGGGACAAGGACGATATCGACGCCTTGAAGTTCATGAAGGTCGATGTGCTGGGGCTTGGCATGCTCGGCTGCATGAACCGCGCGTTCAACCTTCTGGAACAGGACAAGGGCATCCGCGTCACGATGGCGGATCTCCAGGACGATGACCCCGACGTTTACGCCATGATCCAGAAGGCCGACACGCTCGGCACCTTCCAGATCGAGAGCCGCGCGCAGATGTCGATGCTGCCGCGCATGAAGCCGCGGGAATTTTACGATCTCGTGATCGAAGTCGCGATCGTGCGCCCCGGGCCGATCCAGGGCGACATGGTCCATCCCTATCTTCGCCGGCGCGAGGGGAAGGAAAATCCCGAATATCCCAAGCCGGAACTGCGCGCCGTGCTCGAAAAGACATTGGGCGTGCCGCTGTTCCAGGAGCAGGCGATGAAGGTCGCGATCGTGGGCGCGGGGTTCAGCCCGCAGGAGGCCGACCAGCTTCGCCGCGCCATGGCAACTTTCAAGCTCACCGGCGGCGTCAGCCACTTCTACGACAAGCTCGTGGGCGGAATGGTCGCGCGCGGCTATCCCAAGGACTTTGCCGAGCGCACGTTCAAGCAGATCGAGGGGTTTGGCTCCTACGGCTTTCCCGAAAGCCACGCGGCCTCCTTCGCCAAGATCGCTTACGCGTCCTGCTGGATGAAACATCATCATCCCGACGTCTTCTGCGCTGCGCTTCTGAACGCCCAGCCCATGGGCTTCTATGCGCCCGCGCAGATCGTGCGCGATGCGCGCAACCATGGCGTCGAAGTCAGGCCCGTCTCGATCAATCACAGCCATTGGGACTGCTCGCTCGAGGAGACTAGAGGCCGATACAAGGCGGTCCGTCTCGGCCTCCGGCAGGTGCGCGGCCTTGCCAACATCCATGGCGCGGCGATCGTCGCGGCGCGCGGCCCCGCTCCCTATGAGAGCATCGAGGAGGTGTGGCGCCGGGCCGGCGTGCCGCGCGCCGCGATCGAGCGGCTGGCCGAGGCCGATGCTTTCCAATGCCTTGCCCATGACCGGCGCCAGGGGCTTTGGAAGGTCAAAGGCCTGGGCGAAGCGCCGCTGCCGCTGTTCGCGGCGGCCGACGCGCGGGAGCAAGGCTTCTCGCCCGAAGGCCTGGAACCGGACGTGACGCTTGCCAAGATGACGGCGGGCCGTGAGGTGGTCGAGGATTATCGGGCGTTGCAGCTCTCGCTGCGCGGCCATCCGCTGCAATTCCTGCGCGCCCGACTGGACGAGATGCGTATCGTCAGATGCGCGGATCTTACGACCGTGCGCGAAGGCCGCAATGTCGAGGTCGCCGGCGTGATCCTTGTCCGCCAGCGGCCGGGCTCGGCCAAGGGCGTTCTGTTCGTAACGATCGAGGATGAGACGGGGGTGGCGCAAGGCATCCTCTGGCCTGACCGCTTCGAGATCTACCGCCGCCAGGTCATGTCCGCCTCGATGATCGCGATGCGGGGGCGCCTCCAGAAGGAAGGCGAGGTCATCCATATCATCTGCGACCGCATCACCGATCATGACGATATGCTGCGCTCCATCGGACGCATGGATTTCAGCGTCATGCCGGGACGCGGCGATGGTGCGACCCATGGGGGCGGACCCGACCCGCGCGATCCGGGCATACCGCGCGGCCGAACATTGGCGTCGGCGCCATTCGGTACGGCCGCCGAACGAGAAGAGATCGTGCGTATCCGCAGCCATGACTTCCATTGA
- a CDS encoding DksA/TraR family C4-type zinc finger protein, with protein MANGWAPDGAVQDQIDDSVKDALASARARLPSGPGLVDCEDCGEPIPQARRRALPGARTCVACQEGRDKRPTYSGINRRGSKDSQLR; from the coding sequence ATGGCCAATGGCTGGGCGCCCGATGGCGCGGTTCAGGATCAGATCGACGACAGCGTGAAGGACGCTCTGGCGAGCGCACGAGCGCGCCTGCCCTCGGGGCCGGGCCTCGTGGATTGCGAGGATTGTGGCGAGCCCATTCCGCAAGCCCGACGCCGCGCCCTGCCTGGCGCACGTACCTGCGTTGCTTGTCAGGAAGGACGCGACAAACGCCCCACCTATTCGGGCATCAATCGCCGCGGCAGCAAGGACAGCCAGTTACGGTAA
- a CDS encoding sigma-70 family RNA polymerase sigma factor encodes MSDAMPVEREPVRLSDEAFKKELTKVLPQLRAFARSLCGNPDLADDLVQETMLKSWAARTRYAADTNFRAWSFTILRNHYFSLTRRYRFTGDWDELVADRLLAAPASQDSCVELRDLMRALTQLPEPQREALILVGAGGISYEETAQITGVAIGTVKSRVARARAALEQILSGGILDMKRSDFDDAQDAVVSIFSYLDQIQHQQSARPSAQGLMALAA; translated from the coding sequence GAGGCGTTCAAGAAGGAACTGACCAAGGTCCTCCCGCAACTACGCGCCTTCGCACGCAGCCTGTGCGGCAATCCGGACCTGGCCGACGATCTGGTGCAGGAAACGATGCTGAAGAGCTGGGCAGCGCGTACCCGCTATGCCGCCGACACAAATTTTCGCGCCTGGTCCTTCACGATCCTGCGCAACCATTATTTCAGCCTGACACGGCGCTACCGCTTCACTGGCGACTGGGACGAACTGGTCGCGGACCGCCTGCTGGCCGCGCCTGCATCGCAGGACAGCTGTGTCGAGTTGCGCGACCTGATGCGCGCGCTCACACAGCTCCCCGAACCACAGCGCGAAGCTCTAATCCTGGTCGGCGCAGGCGGCATTTCCTATGAAGAGACCGCGCAGATCACCGGCGTTGCCATCGGCACGGTGAAGAGCCGTGTAGCGCGCGCCAGGGCAGCGCTCGAGCAAATCCTGAGCGGTGGCATTCTGGACATGAAACGTAGCGATTTCGATGATGCGCAGGACGCTGTCGTCAGCATTTTCTCATATCTCGACCAAATCCAGCATCAGCAAAGCGCGCGCCCTTCAGCCCAGGGCCTGATGGCGCTCGCGGCCTGA
- a CDS encoding SOS response-associated peptidase: MCNDYRLLIDIASIVEDFADLKIKIKMPEGAPNVAAREDVKITDMGPIVRSVEGERGIGELVSRRWSWPGQNGRPVYNFRSEGRTFASHRCLILADGFYEFTDPADPKQKRLDKWLFTMKDHDWFCIAGIWRADAAGEAFTMLTMDAGPDVSPYHHRQIIPLRRDQWADWLDPAVPAKDILHWLPKGSLPVTQVHGAPPAQASLL, translated from the coding sequence ATGTGTAACGACTATCGCCTGCTCATAGATATCGCATCGATCGTCGAAGACTTTGCGGATCTCAAGATTAAGATCAAGATGCCGGAAGGAGCGCCCAACGTCGCCGCGCGCGAGGATGTGAAGATCACCGACATGGGCCCCATCGTCCGGTCGGTCGAGGGGGAGCGCGGAATAGGGGAACTCGTCAGTCGGCGCTGGAGCTGGCCCGGCCAGAACGGCCGCCCGGTCTATAATTTCCGCTCCGAGGGTCGAACCTTTGCCTCGCATCGCTGCCTCATCCTCGCCGACGGCTTCTATGAGTTCACCGATCCCGCCGATCCCAAGCAGAAGCGGCTGGATAAATGGCTGTTCACGATGAAGGATCATGACTGGTTCTGCATCGCGGGCATCTGGCGCGCCGACGCGGCCGGCGAGGCCTTCACGATGCTGACGATGGATGCGGGTCCCGACGTCTCGCCCTATCATCATCGGCAGATCATCCCCCTGCGACGGGATCAATGGGCTGACTGGCTCGACCCTGCGGTGCCGGCCAAAGATATTCTGCATTGGCTGCCCAAGGGCAGCCTTCCCGTCACACAGGTGCATGGCGCGCCGCCCGCACAGGCATCGCTGCTATGA
- a CDS encoding DUF1810 domain-containing protein: MARRPHRHRCYDWPKEGLDRFVAAQEEVYPRALAELRAGSKRSHWMWFIFPQLKALGRSPIAQFYGIVSLGEARAYDAHPVLGARYRACVEALQGLSTRDPVAVMGLVDAMKLRSSLTLFEQARPSPLLAAAIERWYDGERDDATLRLLEQ; this comes from the coding sequence ATGGCGCGCCGCCCGCACAGGCATCGCTGCTATGACTGGCCAAAGGAAGGCCTCGACCGTTTCGTTGCGGCCCAGGAAGAGGTCTATCCCCGAGCCCTCGCCGAATTGCGCGCCGGGTCGAAGCGATCGCATTGGATGTGGTTCATCTTTCCACAGCTCAAGGCGCTTGGCCGCAGTCCGATTGCTCAATTTTACGGCATCGTCTCGCTCGGCGAAGCACGGGCCTATGACGCTCACCCGGTGCTCGGTGCGCGCTATCGCGCCTGCGTGGAGGCGCTGCAGGGGCTGTCGACCAGAGATCCCGTGGCGGTGATGGGGTTGGTGGACGCCATGAAGTTGCGCTCCTCTCTGACGCTGTTCGAGCAGGCTCGCCCTAGCCCGCTTTTGGCTGCCGCGATCGAGCGATGGTATGACGGCGAGCGCGACGACGCTACGCTAAGGCTCCTCGAGCAGTAA